The sequence below is a genomic window from Sorangiineae bacterium MSr12523.
ACCACCGGCTTGCACTTGGCCGATCTCGAGCAGCTGCTCGGGCTCTTGGATCGGCTGGTGGACTCCGGCAAGTCGGTCATCGTGATCGAGCACCACCTGGCCGTGATGGCGCACGCCGATTGGATGATCGACCTCGGACCGGGCGCGGGCCACGATGGCGGGCGAGTCGTCTTCGAGGGTCCGCCGGCCGACCTGGTGGCGGCGAAGTCGACACTGACCGGCGAGCATCTGGCGGCGTTCGTGGGCAGCCCTGCCCGCCCCGATCGCGGAAAAAACGGCGACGTCACTCATCGTCCGGGCCGAGTCGGACGCGACGCACGAGGCGATCGCGAAGGAAAGCGGGCAACGCGCTAAGCACGCGCATCGCCTGCACCACGGAAAAAGGGAAATCGATGCGCGCCGGCGCCTTTGGCAACCGGCGCACGATAAAATGGGCCGCGTCGTCGGCGCTCCACACCATCGGGGGCTGCATCGAAAAGGCATCGGCGAACGGGGTGCGAACGAAGCCCGGGTGCACGGCGGTGGCATGAACACCGCTGTCCCCAAGCTCGATGCGAAGATTGTCGAGAAAGGTCGTGAGCCCGGCCTTGGTCGCACGGTATCCGCTGCCTCCCGGCGTGGGCCCGTAAACGGCCACGGAGCTGATGCCCACCAGATGGCCGCGGCCGCGGCGCACCATCTCGGGCAGCACGGCCGTCAAGGTGGCCAACGCACCGGTGAAATTCGTCGCGAAGAGCGGCGACATCTTTTCCCAGCTCAACGAGCGCGCCGGCTGCGGCCATCCAATGCCGGCATTGGCAACGACGAGGTCCAAGCCTCCAACGTCCGCGTCGACCCGGCGAATCGCGGCCACGGTGTCGTCCGGTCGCGTGACGTCCAGTTCGAGCACACGGGCACTTCCGCGGCGCGCCCGGATCGAGCGGGCCGTCGCCTCGAGCAGTTCGATGCGCCGGGCCGCGAGGACGACCTCGGTGCCACCTTCGGCAAGCCGATGCGCGAGCGCGGCGCCGATGCCGCTCGATGCCCCCGTAACGAGAGCCGTTCGCCATGGGGTCGGTCGCGCAAGGCTCGGTTTTCCCACTTGGATGTGGGACAGATTCGCCATATCGAGGTCCCCGCGTCAATGCGCGTTCAGAAAACTCAGCACGGCCGTCTGGTATTCGGTGTTGAACGGGGCCTTTTCGATGCGCGGCGTATGGTTCGCCCCCGCAATGCGCACGAGCTCCGCGCGCCCGTGGCCAATGCTCCCGTACGAGGCTTGAAGGTCCTCGGCATCGGATTGCGTCGCGATGTCGTCCACCGTCCCCTGGATGATGAGGCCTGGAGCACGCGCATGGGTCGGGTCGAACCACGGAAGCCCATGGGTATGTGCAAGCATCGGGTCCACGGCGTAGGTTCCCGGTTGCTTGGCGAAGATCTCAGCCGCGACGGGCTCGGGTGAGCGCGGCGCGATGTTGAAGTACATGGCCTCGGTCACGTTCATATAGCCCTTCGGCTGATTGTCGATCATCGCGATGAACGCCGGGTCGAAGTACACGGAGGTGAAGAACGGAGTCCCGGTTCGGTAAATCATCGACGACATGACGCAAGTGCGCGCCGCCGGATCGGCACAGAGTTCGGCAGCCACGGCCCCTCCGTTCGCCTCCCCCAGAACGTCCACCCGGGGAACGCCGCGGAGAACGCGAATCGCATTCAACACCATGCGACCTTCGTCCACCAGGAACGAATGGGTTACGGAATGGCCATCGTCGGGGTAACTGCTCTCGCCACTTCCCTCGGAATCGATGGCAAAGGTAAAAAATCCTGCCTTTGCGAGATCGCTCTGAAAGCGGTAACCGTCCACGTCGATGTCGTAGAAGTTTGACTTCACGATGGTGCCCGGCAAGAGCAACACGACGCGCCGCTCGGGCCGAAGCCAACTCCGCAACGTGAACTTCTCCACGGCGTGCACCCGTCGCCTGGGACCGACCGTGACGAAATGGTCGAGCGTGTAAACCCGGTCGAGCTCTCCTTCCGTCTTGACGAGTGCGGATCGATCGTCCGGCGAGGGGGAGCCCTCCCCTTCTGAAGACCCCGCGCAGCCTGCAAAAGTGGCCACGCACGTCACCACGCCTATCCATTTGCCAGACGGCCAATTCATATTCTTGTCTCCCCTTGGCGTTCGTATGGATGGCCGCACGCCAATACGCACACGGCCGAGGCGTTACCTTTGCGATTCTGTTTGAAATGGTCAAGGAGGCGTTCAATTAAATAGTCTCGGCACGATTCGCCAACGCAGGCATTTTCTCGGCAACCAAATCGCGATTTCGGCCGAACTACATTTTAAAGACCGGCCGAATCCGCATTTGCGCGCAACCCGCGAATTCGGGGGACCGACATACTTTGCGTGCGAAAAAGGCATCATCCGCAAGCACGAATAAGTCACCCGTCGGATACGGATTTTAGCAACCGAGGGACGCTCGTGCCGATTGGCGCGTGCTCCTATTGGTTGAGGTAGCCCATGAACGAAATGTTCGAGATTTC
It includes:
- a CDS encoding SDR family NAD(P)-dependent oxidoreductase, encoding MANLSHIQVGKPSLARPTPWRTALVTGASSGIGAALAHRLAEGGTEVVLAARRIELLEATARSIRARRGSARVLELDVTRPDDTVAAIRRVDADVGGLDLVVANAGIGWPQPARSLSWEKMSPLFATNFTGALATLTAVLPEMVRRGRGHLVGISSVAVYGPTPGGSGYRATKAGLTTFLDNLRIELGDSGVHATAVHPGFVRTPFADAFSMQPPMVWSADDAAHFIVRRLPKAPARIDFPFSVVQAMRVLSALPAFLRDRLVRRVRLGPDDE
- a CDS encoding alpha/beta hydrolase is translated as MNWPSGKWIGVVTCVATFAGCAGSSEGEGSPSPDDRSALVKTEGELDRVYTLDHFVTVGPRRRVHAVEKFTLRSWLRPERRVVLLLPGTIVKSNFYDIDVDGYRFQSDLAKAGFFTFAIDSEGSGESSYPDDGHSVTHSFLVDEGRMVLNAIRVLRGVPRVDVLGEANGGAVAAELCADPAARTCVMSSMIYRTGTPFFTSVYFDPAFIAMIDNQPKGYMNVTEAMYFNIAPRSPEPVAAEIFAKQPGTYAVDPMLAHTHGLPWFDPTHARAPGLIIQGTVDDIATQSDAEDLQASYGSIGHGRAELVRIAGANHTPRIEKAPFNTEYQTAVLSFLNAH